A genome region from Scyliorhinus torazame isolate Kashiwa2021f chromosome 13, sScyTor2.1, whole genome shotgun sequence includes the following:
- the rab7a gene encoding ras-related protein Rab-7a codes for MTSRKKVLLKVIILGDSGVGKTSLMNQYVNKKFSNQYKATIGADFLTKEVMVDDRLVTMQIWDTAGQERFQSLGVAFYRGADCCVLVFDVTAPNTFKTLDSWRDEFLIQASPRDPENFPFVVLGNKIDLENRQVTAKRAQAWCQSKNNIPYFETSAKEAINVEQAFQTIARNALKQETEVELYNEFPEPIKLDKNDRAKTSAESCSC; via the exons ATGACGTCAAGGAAGAAGGTTTTGCTGAAAGTCATCATCCTGGGAGATTCCGG GGTAGGGAAAACCTCATTGATGAACCAATATGTAAACAAAAAGTTCAGTAACCAGTACAAGGCAACAATAGGGGCAGACTTTCTAACAAAGGAGGTGATGGTGGATGATCGATTGGTGACGATGCAG ATCTGGGATACAGCAGGGCAAGAGCGGTTTCAGTCGTTGGGAGTGGCATTCTACAGAGGAGCTGACTGCTGTGTGCTGGTCTTTGATGTAACGGCACCCAACACGTTCAAAACACTAGATAGCTGGAGGGATGAGTTTCTTATTCAAGCTAGCCCACGAGATCCAGAAAACTTCCCATTTGTTGTCCTTGGGAACAAGATCGATTTGGAAAACAGACAA GTCACTGCAAAAAGAGCACAGGCATGGTGTCAGAGCAAAAATAATATCCCTTATTTTGAAACCAGTGCCAAGGAGGCAATAAATGTGGAACAGGCTTTTCAAACAATTGCACGAAATGCACTTAAACAG GAAACTGAAGTGGAACTCTACAACGAATTCCCAGAACCAATCAAACTAGACAAGAATGACCGGGCGAAGACTTCAGCGGAGAGTTGCAGCTGCTGA